GGCCTAGAGGTGGCAAAGCCTATAGTTTTTCAATCTCACACATCCTGCCACAAGCCCACAAGTAAttcatatgtttttattttgtttgtcaTTTATAGTTCTGTTTCCTTTCTCAGCGTTACACAGTTTTCCCTTCATACTTGGAGTGTGGCGGTAGGAATGCAGAAATAATGCCTGtatttatcataattattatgagATTTCTTGGAGATGAATGTTTTTTAGCGACTTTTGAGCAATGCATTGAAGAACTTCTATTCTGTAATCATGAAATGGTTGCTCTACAGATTTCACTGAAGAGGCTAAGAACTTAGAGAGAATGTACAAGAACTTCAAAAACAACAGCATGGTTAGGATTCCCCATGTTTTTTGGGTATGACAGCGAAATACTATCATCATTGGCAATttcagacttttttttttggttttaccATTTCTCAGTTCTTTAGATATATTCTGTTCTCTGCTTATTGTATCTGCAAACTTTTTAACCATATACAGGGTTTCACAACAAGAAATGTTTTGACAATGCAGTTCTGTGAAGGACATAAGGTACACTGTTCTGCCTGCTTTTGGTTGCATGTGGTATGCACATGTGATGTTGGCTCAAAGTTCTTTATATAAGCAGTATGAAACATTAATTTAGGTTTTGCCTCTTGCCATATGTTAGGAAATCTACTATCATTCATTCATATAATACTTGTAAATCTTCTGAAGATAGTTTTGTTACTCCTTTTCTAACGACATTACTGAGATGCTTTAGCTTCTGAAACTTCATCTATTATttgttgtcaattttttttgttcaactACCCCATCAGAAATGTGCCAGTAACAGGAAACTTTTAGCTTCCAGGTCGATGACTTGGAGTTTTTGAAGCAAATGGGAATTAGTCCATCTAAGGTGGTCTTATCTCTCCCATTTCTTACCCATTGCTTGAGACAGTATGGACCTTGTCTTTACTCTCTTAAGGTTCTTGCTTGCTTCAGCCGCTCTAATTTCCCATCTTTGATGCTGTAGGTTGGAAAGGCCTTAGCAGAGGCCTTATCAGAAATGATATTTGTCCATGGTTTTCTGCATGGTGATCTACATCCTGGTAATGTGCTAGTTTCTCCGGAAGGAAGGAATGGTTTCTCTCTAGGTATGTTTTTGTGGACAGTCTTTAAATCTTCACTTTGCTCCCTGATCAATGAACAATTTAGAAATGCCCTCCTGTATTTCTTTAGCAGTAACTTCTGTAAATGCAGTTCTTTTGGATTTTGGGATTTGCAAGGAATTGGATGAAGCTTTCAGATTGAATTACTGCCAATTATGGGAGGCTTTAATATTCAAGGATTCAAACAAAATCCAACAGCTGGGGGAATATTTTGGTGCTGGGAGGTATTCAAGATACTTCCCTGTCATATTTACAGGAAGAACAATTGACAGGTGATGTTCTTGACTGTGTATCTCATTACCATGGAAAAGACAGATCTTCAAAAACTTATAAAAATGTGCTTCACATGAAATCCTTTTGTTGGCTTGTCagattaaaattgaattaagaaattaattttggTACCTGGCAAATGGAATTTTGTTGACAATTGAAAACTGACAAATAATTCCTCCCATTGCCTTTATAACAGTAAATCATCACTTTGGAGGGGAATGTCAGCTGAAGAAAAAAAGAACCTAAATCAGGAATTGAAGTCTCTCAGAATGGAAGATATATCTTCCTTTATGGAATCACTACCCAATGACTTTCTTACTGTATTACGAGCTGAGTAAGAACTCCTTTTGTAGTTCCAGAGATTCACACTGCAAAGTATTTTTCGTATCAATTATTGTCTGCttattcctattttttttttttcagtgggCTCCTAAGATCTTTGATAAGCAAGTTGGGTGCTTCCCAGCGAGATCGATTACTGGCATATGCTAAGTATGCACTGCATGGTCTCTCTTTGAAGCCTGATTCCACATCTGGTAAGCttcaatatatcaatatatgttAGCGCGACTTTTATTTCTATATGTTAGCAATGAAACTAAAAGAATCATAGGAGTTTCATTTCTATTtgtttagcttttttttttttttttttaatactttgtcGTTTCCTTCCCTTATTTAGTTATTGCAGCTTGTCATACAGATACTGATGGCATTTCTGATTGAAGtagcttgttttcctttcaGATTCTGCTATTGGAGCGGTCTACTTTAGATTCAAGGCTGGGATTCGATACATTCAACTGAGGTTACTTTTCGGTAAGAATGTCATGCATAACTGGAATACTATAAGCATCTCCTCAAAACACAAATTAATaaactcaaatttttttttttcactttttccaGCATTATTGGATATCATTTCTTGGATAGACAACACCCAACACATGACAGCCAAAACATTCAAACATTTGCTTTCCTCAGCAAGCAGTGCAGTAAGATATGCATTTCCCTGAACATAATCAGGGAATTGGCTTCCAAGACTGGGATTTTCTTGCTGTTATCTAGCAAGCTGGAGAAAGCAGCATTCCCAATCCCATGCATGAGGTAGTGAGGTACCTCTAAATCTAAAATATGTCCTGTAAGTTATAAACCGTAGGCAATATCTTATAGCGTGTTTACAAATATTAGCGTGTCAAATTATTGACAAAGGTTATTTAGATATTGTTTCTCTTAAAGCAtgaaaatcaaattcaaaaagaATGCAGCAGAAAGAATGGAATCCTCAGCCTTTTCCTCCTGACTTAACATCATTTTACCAGCATATATTGCAATCCATTTTTCCACAGGTACATGCCTGACCTAGACCCAAATATTAGGGATAAAACACGGATAATCATCGTTACCAGGTGGTAAAAATGATTAGATTTAACATTGGCAGTATTAATAAAGGTTCTAGCACTTTAGGCAGAAAATACAATAgcaatatacatacatacttcTATGGCTGTGCTTTCAAGAGAGTCTGGCTTTCAGCTCATCTGCCACGGCATCAATGAATTCTTCAGTATTCAGATACTGATCTCTTGAAAGCCTGCAGAATCCATATagcaatattattataaatttatactcTGTACGAATAATACAGCTTTGTAAGAGGCTGCACAAACTTGGATCCGTGAATGATTAGAGCGAGATCCTTGGTCATCTTTCCAGACTCCACAGCACCGATGCATGCTGCTTCAAGCTTCACAGTGAAATCCAAGAGTCTGTCATTGCTGTCCAACTTTGCTCTGTTCACGTATCAATGTTCCTTAGTATCAATAATTCAGCGACAAAACAAACTACTTGCATTAGTCAATGCTCAAAAAACAAGTTACCTGTGTGCTAATCCTCGAGTCCAAGCAAAGATTGAGGCAATGCTGTTTGTGCTGGTTTCACCGCCTTTCTGATGAACCCTGTAGTGGCGTGTAACAGTTCCATGTGCAGCTTCCGCCTCAATAGTCTTCCCATCTGGGCAAATCTAAATGCATCCCATAAACCACTCAGAATCCAGAATAAGGTTACCTTTAAGCTATTAGAGAATTTGAATAGTGCCTTTCAAAGTGTATCTTATAATGTGATAACATAACTGTGAGAAATTACAGAGAGTACAAAGAGATAACATGTTGACACAAAAATACTCAACAAAGTGATTATGCAGAAAGGACATTCAATATATGCTATGATTAAAAATGTAGTTGACACTAATAGGCAATAGCATCTCAAAAATAAAGCATACCAGGACTGATGTCATCAAACCTAGAGATCCAAAACCTGTTTTAAGAGAGttcccaaaaacaaaaagaaagaaagaaaaaagtcaTCACTAAAACTTTCAGAATAAGACTAGAATATGGCATGAGAAACAAGTATGATTGTGCATACCTTGTGCTAGGAAGTCACTCTGCACATCTCCATCGTAGTTCTTGCATGCCCATATATAACCACCATCGCTCTTCAATGCATAAGCAACCATATCATCGATGAGACGGTGTTCATACCTAAAAGATCCATGTGTATAACAGTCATTGTCGACGTTAGAAGATTGCAAGAACCGGTTCTTAAAAGTAAGAATTATGACTACTCACCATATTCCAGCTTCATCAAACCGTGATTTCCATTGTGCTTCATAAACGTCTTGAAATATGTCCTTGAACCTtcacatgttagagattactaaaggaagaaaatatgaaaatggacaaaacaaagtaaaataaacTAGCATgagtatttgaaaatatatattccaaATGGGCAATAAAATGCCAATCAAAATGAAATGTTGTTTAACAAACAACTTATACCTTCCATCATATTTCTTAAGGATTGTATTTTTAGTGCTTAGATAGAGAGGCCATTTCTTCTGGTATGCCATTGCCATCGAAGCTTCAGCAAAAGCACGAATAGActgcaaaag
This portion of the Ipomoea triloba cultivar NCNSP0323 chromosome 5, ASM357664v1 genome encodes:
- the LOC116020612 gene encoding uncharacterized aarF domain-containing protein kinase 1, with the translated sequence MRPWPRMFKFQGKYLIAVAGLGGAAVTFQTLNPNFLPSSTNSPLINGVVRSSRALCTITSNVVDYVYSLHGLTQNSEEYLRVASEVHLRSAKRILRLCEANKGVYVKAGQFVAAVRVRKVPKEYSSILSSLQDQAVPCPFESIKEVLIHNLGPNLSDIFFSFDEEPFAAASIAQVHHALLRDHQEVAVKVQYPGLEYQMKFDLATMSFLSKSVAWFFPECRFEWLVLEFKKSITSELDFTEEAKNLERMYKNFKNNSMVRIPHVFWGFTTRNVLTMQFCEGHKVDDLEFLKQMGISPSKVGKALAEALSEMIFVHGFLHGDLHPGNVLVSPEGRNGFSLVLLDFGICKELDEAFRLNYCQLWEALIFKDSNKIQQLGEYFGAGRYSRYFPVIFTGRTIDSKSSLWRGMSAEEKKNLNQELKSLRMEDISSFMESLPNDFLTVLRADGLLRSLISKLGASQRDRLLAYAKYALHGLSLKPDSTSDSAIGAVYFRFKAGIRYIQLRLLFALLDIISWIDNTQHMTAKTFKHLLSSASSAVRYAFP
- the LOC116020613 gene encoding isocitrate dehydrogenase [NADP]-like; protein product: MVNYLTKKDWFRFRRFGHSRCFVGGDGILGLKNMGGAIFNPVILYGFNSPAAKVLIGQSNLFLGSVHCRSNCITITSIRAFAEASMAMAYQKKWPLYLSTKNTILKKYDGRFKDIFQDVYEAQWKSRFDEAGIWYEHRLIDDMVAYALKSDGGYIWACKNYDGDVQSDFLAQGFGSLGLMTSVLICPDGKTIEAEAAHGTVTRHYRVHQKGGETSTNSIASIFAWTRGLAHRAKLDSNDRLLDFTVKLEAACIGAVESGKMTKDLALIIHGSKLSRDQYLNTEEFIDAVADELKARLS